GACTGATAGGCTTTCCACAGGAGATAGAGACAAGTCATGACCAGAAAACCGCCAATGCTTCCGGCCGCCAGGGTTTCAAATTTTTTATGACCATAGGGATGATGGGCATCCGGAGTAGCCGTGGCCAGCCAGAGTCCAATCAACCCGATCACATTCGAGAGACCATCAAAGGTGGAATGAAGGCCATCGGCCTGCAGACCTAATGAATACGTCATGACGCCATAGCCCCACTTTGCGGCGGCGACAATTAGATTCAAAATGAGGATCCACCACAGGATCCGGCGAATTTCTCCAAGACGGCTCATGTTTGGTGTAACAAATTCAAGAGGAAGTAGGCCTGAGTCTTTATTCGTGTGCGCGGGCTTTCATTTACCCCGCTGAGCCGAAGAGTGTTCCGACTCCGGCGGTCAACCCCATGGCCAGTGCACTCCAAAATGTGACGCGCATGGCGCCCGTCATCACCGATGCACCGCCCGCGTGAGCGGCTAATCCTCCTAACCCCGCGAGAAACACCAGAGAGGTTCCAGTAACCACGGGAATCAAACTGGTTTCCGGGACGATGGTCGCGGTCACAAGAGGTAAGGCGGCTCCGATGGCAAAGCTTCCGGCAGATGCCAGGGCCGCCTGAATCGGACGCGCACTGAGATTTTCGGAAATGCCCAATTCGTCGCGTGCATGCGCCCCGATGGCGTCATGGGCCATGAGTTGTGTGGCAACCTGCTTTGCGAGTGCTGGATCGAGCCCGCGCCCAACATAGAGCGCGGCAAGTTCCTTGTGCTCACCTGAAGGGTCC
Above is a window of Candidatus Nitrospira neomarina DNA encoding:
- a CDS encoding VIT1/CCC1 transporter family protein; translated protein: MRVRHREHHRTERVGWLRAAVLGANDGIVSTASLLLGVSSANATHGDVLIAGVAGLVAGAMSMAAGEYVSVQSQADTEEADLALEHRELLLDPSGEHKELAALYVGRGLDPALAKQVATQLMAHDAIGAHARDELGISENLSARPIQAALASAGSFAIGAALPLVTATIVPETSLIPVVTGTSLVFLAGLGGLAAHAGGASVMTGAMRVTFWSALAMGLTAGVGTLFGSAG